The following proteins come from a genomic window of Streptomyces sp. NBC_00539:
- the ilvN gene encoding acetolactate synthase small subunit: protein MSKHTLSVLVENTPGILARIAALFSRRGFNIDSLAVGVTEHPDISRITIVVNVEDLPLEQVTKQLNKLVNVLKIVELEPHSAIERELVLVKVRADNETRSQIVEIVQLFRAKTVDVSPEAVTIEATGGSDKLGAMLKMLEPFGIKELVQSGTIAIGRGGRSITDRSLRALDRSA, encoded by the coding sequence ATGTCCAAGCACACGCTCTCCGTCCTGGTCGAGAACACGCCCGGCATCCTCGCCAGGATCGCCGCGCTGTTCTCCCGCCGCGGGTTCAACATCGACTCCCTCGCGGTCGGCGTCACCGAGCACCCCGACATCTCCCGCATCACCATCGTCGTGAACGTCGAGGACCTTCCGCTGGAGCAGGTGACCAAGCAGCTGAACAAGCTGGTGAACGTGCTCAAGATCGTCGAGCTGGAACCGCACAGCGCCATCGAGCGCGAACTCGTTCTGGTGAAGGTCCGCGCCGACAACGAGACCCGCTCGCAGATCGTCGAGATCGTCCAGCTGTTCCGTGCCAAGACGGTCGACGTCTCCCCGGAGGCCGTCACCATCGAGGCGACCGGTGGCAGCGACAAGCTCGGCGCCATGCTCAAGATGCTGGAGCCCTTCGGCATCAAGGAGCTCGTGCAGTCCGGCACGATCGCCATAGGGCGTGGCGGCCGGTCCATCACGGACCGCAGCCTGCGCGCGCTCGACCGCAGCGCCTGA
- a CDS encoding proline dehydrogenase family protein codes for MLGPAILAASRSDKMRRIVSAAPVTKPVVNRFIPGETVDQVIPIVEDLTRKGLEVTLDVVGEDITTVEQSHAARDAYLELIERLGALGLGDKAEMSVKLSMFGQALEGGHELALANVRPVVEAAAAIGTTVTLDAEDHTTLDSMFAIHEELRRDFPQTGCVIQAYLFRTEADARRLAAAGSRVRIVKGAYKEPAEVAYQDKAEIDKAYVRIMKVLMEGEGYPMIGSHDPRLIAIAQELARAAGRKLDEYEFQMLYGIRGEEHLRLAAEGHRMRVYTAYGTDWYGYFMRRLAEKPANLLFFLRSMITKN; via the coding sequence GTGCTGGGTCCCGCGATCCTCGCCGCGTCGCGCAGCGACAAGATGCGCCGAATCGTCTCTGCCGCCCCCGTGACCAAGCCCGTGGTGAACCGGTTCATCCCCGGTGAGACGGTCGACCAGGTCATCCCGATCGTCGAAGACCTCACGCGCAAGGGCCTTGAGGTCACCCTCGACGTGGTCGGCGAGGACATCACCACCGTGGAGCAGTCCCACGCCGCGCGGGACGCCTACCTGGAGCTGATCGAGCGGCTCGGCGCCCTCGGTCTGGGCGACAAGGCCGAGATGTCCGTCAAGCTGTCCATGTTCGGACAGGCGCTGGAGGGCGGTCACGAGCTGGCGCTCGCCAACGTCCGCCCCGTCGTCGAGGCCGCCGCCGCCATCGGCACCACCGTCACCCTGGACGCCGAGGACCACACCACCCTCGACTCGATGTTCGCCATCCACGAGGAGCTGCGCCGCGACTTCCCGCAGACCGGCTGCGTGATCCAGGCCTACCTCTTCCGCACCGAGGCCGACGCCCGGCGCCTCGCCGCCGCCGGCAGCCGCGTGCGCATCGTCAAGGGTGCCTACAAGGAGCCCGCCGAGGTCGCCTACCAGGACAAAGCCGAGATCGACAAGGCGTACGTCCGGATCATGAAAGTCCTGATGGAGGGCGAGGGGTACCCGATGATCGGGTCCCACGACCCGCGTCTGATCGCCATCGCACAGGAGCTCGCGCGGGCGGCCGGGCGCAAACTGGACGAGTACGAGTTCCAGATGCTGTACGGCATCCGCGGCGAAGAGCACCTGCGGCTGGCCGCCGAGGGCCACCGGATGCGTGTCTACACCGCCTACGGGACGGACTGGTACGGCTACTTCATGCGCCGCCTGGCGGAGAAGCCGGCCAACCTCCTCTTCTTCCTCCGCTCGATGATCACCAAGAACTAG
- a CDS encoding MFS transporter, whose translation MTNPAATARLAGRREWIAFTVLVLPLLLVSMDVSVLYFAIPAITRQLDPSATQQLWIFDSYAFALSGLLITMGSLGDRIGRRKLLLMGAAAFGLASVGAAYATSPEMLIAARVLLGIGGATLMPSTLALVRNLFQDDKQRGQAIAIWSGVMTGGIALGSVMSGLMLNHFWWGSVFLINVPAMLLLLLLVPVLVPEFKDPAPGRFDLLSVPLSMAAVLPLVYGLKEIAAEGFEPLYLGCVAVGLVFGYVFLRRQRTREDAMISRALFRGRGFGAGIGLNTVAAFAMMGSAYFTTQYLQSVLGMGTLEAALWSLAPSLAIGAAAPVGAALAQKTDRAHVIAGGFVLAAVGFALMGLLDTDSLWLLLVAAGVLASGIVTVMSLVSDMALGSAPAEKAGSAASLLETGQEFGGALGMALLGSLGTAVYRGDLAGSDPAVRETLGGAVAVAQRLGGEAGGQVLTVAREAFVHGMRYAAWGGTALLLAAAVLAVVSMRGIAAPAPAEAEPAEGPGALVH comes from the coding sequence ATGACGAACCCCGCTGCTACAGCACGCCTCGCCGGCCGCCGTGAATGGATCGCCTTCACCGTCCTCGTGCTGCCCCTGCTCCTGGTCTCGATGGACGTATCCGTCCTCTACTTCGCCATCCCCGCCATCACCCGGCAGCTGGACCCGAGCGCGACCCAGCAGCTGTGGATCTTCGACAGCTACGCCTTCGCCCTCTCCGGACTCCTCATCACCATGGGTTCGCTGGGCGACCGGATCGGCCGCCGCAAGCTGCTGCTGATGGGCGCGGCCGCCTTCGGCCTCGCCTCCGTCGGCGCCGCCTACGCCACCAGCCCCGAGATGCTCATCGCGGCCCGCGTCCTCCTCGGCATCGGCGGTGCGACCCTGATGCCGTCCACGCTGGCGCTGGTGCGCAACCTCTTCCAGGACGACAAGCAGCGCGGCCAGGCCATCGCGATCTGGTCCGGCGTCATGACCGGCGGCATCGCACTCGGTTCCGTGATGAGCGGCCTGATGCTGAACCACTTCTGGTGGGGTTCGGTCTTCCTCATCAACGTCCCCGCGATGCTGCTCCTGCTGCTCCTGGTCCCCGTGCTGGTCCCGGAGTTCAAGGACCCGGCCCCCGGCCGCTTCGACCTGCTGAGCGTCCCGCTCTCGATGGCCGCCGTCCTGCCGCTGGTGTACGGCCTCAAGGAGATCGCCGCCGAGGGCTTCGAGCCGCTCTACCTCGGCTGCGTCGCGGTCGGCCTGGTCTTCGGCTACGTCTTCCTGCGCCGCCAGCGCACCCGTGAGGACGCCATGATCAGCCGGGCGCTCTTCCGGGGCCGCGGCTTCGGCGCCGGCATCGGCCTCAACACCGTCGCCGCCTTCGCCATGATGGGTTCGGCCTACTTCACCACCCAGTACCTCCAGTCGGTCCTGGGCATGGGCACCCTCGAAGCGGCCCTGTGGAGCCTCGCCCCCTCGCTGGCCATCGGCGCCGCCGCCCCCGTCGGAGCGGCCCTCGCCCAGAAGACCGACCGGGCCCACGTCATCGCCGGCGGGTTCGTCCTCGCCGCGGTCGGATTCGCCCTGATGGGGCTCCTCGACACCGACTCGCTGTGGCTGCTGCTGGTCGCGGCCGGCGTCCTCGCCTCCGGCATCGTGACGGTGATGTCCCTCGTCTCCGACATGGCGCTGGGTTCGGCCCCCGCCGAGAAGGCCGGTTCGGCCGCCTCCCTGCTGGAGACGGGCCAGGAGTTCGGCGGGGCCCTCGGGATGGCGCTCCTCGGCAGCCTCGGCACCGCCGTCTACCGCGGTGACCTGGCCGGCTCGGACCCCGCCGTACGGGAGACCCTGGGCGGCGCGGTCGCGGTGGCCCAGCGGCTCGGCGGGGAGGCGGGCGGGCAGGTCCTCACGGTGGCCCGGGAGGCCTTCGTCCACGGGATGCGGTACGCGGCCTGGGGCGGCACGGCGTTGCTGCTCGCGGCGGCGGTGCTCGCGGTGGTCTCGATGCGGGGCATCGCCGCTCCTGCCCCGGCCGAGGCGGAGCCGGCCGAGGGTCCCGGAGCCCTCGTCCACTGA
- the serA gene encoding phosphoglycerate dehydrogenase, with translation MSSKPVVLIAEELSPATVDALGPDFEIRHVNGADRAELLPAIADVDAILVRSATKVDAEAIAAAKKLKVVARAGVGLDNVDVSAATKAGVMVVNAPTSNIVTAAELACGLLVATARNIPQANTALKNGEWKRNKYTGVELSEKTLGVVGLGRIGVLVAQRMSAFGMKVVAYDPYVQPARAAQMGVKMLTLDELLEVADFITVHLPKTPETLGLIGDEALHKVKPSVRIVNAARGGIVDEAALYSAIKEGRVAGAGLDVYAKEPCTDSPLFELDQVVCTPHLGASTDEAQEKAGVSVAKSVRLALAGELVPDAVNVQGGVIAEDVRPGLPLAEKLGRIFTALAGEVAVRLDVEVCGEITQHDVKVLELSALKGVFEDVVDETVSYVNAPLFAQERGVEVRLTTSSESPDHRNVVTVRGTLSDGQEISVSGTLAGPKHLQKIVGIGEYDLDLALADQMIVLRYADRPGVVGTVGRILGEAGLNIAGMQVARAEEGGEALGVLTVDAEVPANVLADIAAEIGAVSARTVSLT, from the coding sequence GTGAGCTCGAAACCTGTCGTACTCATCGCCGAAGAGCTGTCGCCCGCCACCGTGGACGCGCTCGGCCCTGACTTCGAGATCCGGCACGTCAACGGAGCCGACCGCGCGGAACTGCTGCCCGCGATCGCGGACGTCGACGCGATCCTGGTGCGCTCCGCCACCAAGGTCGACGCCGAGGCCATCGCCGCCGCGAAGAAGCTCAAGGTCGTCGCCCGCGCCGGTGTCGGCCTGGACAACGTCGACGTCTCCGCCGCCACCAAGGCCGGCGTGATGGTCGTGAACGCGCCGACCTCGAACATCGTGACCGCCGCCGAACTGGCCTGCGGCCTGCTCGTCGCCACCGCCCGCAACATCCCGCAGGCCAACACCGCCCTCAAGAACGGCGAGTGGAAGCGGAACAAGTACACCGGCGTCGAGCTGAGCGAGAAGACCCTCGGTGTCGTCGGCCTCGGCCGCATCGGCGTCCTCGTCGCCCAGCGCATGTCCGCCTTCGGCATGAAGGTCGTCGCGTACGACCCCTACGTACAGCCCGCGCGCGCCGCCCAGATGGGCGTCAAGATGCTGACGCTGGACGAGCTGCTGGAGGTCGCGGACTTCATCACCGTGCACCTGCCCAAGACCCCCGAGACCCTCGGTCTCATCGGGGACGAGGCCCTGCACAAGGTGAAGCCGTCCGTCCGCATCGTCAACGCCGCCCGCGGCGGGATCGTGGACGAGGCCGCGCTGTACTCCGCCATCAAGGAGGGCCGCGTCGCCGGCGCCGGCCTGGACGTGTACGCGAAGGAACCCTGCACGGACTCCCCGCTGTTCGAGCTCGACCAGGTCGTCTGCACCCCGCACCTCGGCGCGTCCACGGACGAGGCCCAGGAGAAGGCCGGTGTCTCGGTCGCCAAGTCGGTGCGCCTCGCCCTCGCCGGTGAGCTCGTGCCCGACGCGGTCAACGTCCAGGGCGGCGTCATCGCCGAGGACGTGCGTCCCGGTCTGCCGCTCGCCGAGAAGCTCGGCCGCATCTTCACCGCCCTCGCGGGCGAGGTCGCGGTCCGCCTCGACGTCGAGGTCTGCGGCGAGATCACCCAGCACGACGTCAAGGTGCTGGAACTCTCCGCCCTCAAGGGTGTGTTCGAGGACGTCGTCGACGAGACGGTCTCCTACGTCAACGCGCCGCTGTTCGCGCAGGAGCGCGGCGTCGAGGTCCGGCTGACCACCAGCTCGGAGTCCCCGGACCACCGCAACGTGGTGACCGTGCGCGGCACCCTGTCGGACGGTCAGGAGATCTCGGTCTCCGGCACGCTCGCGGGCCCCAAGCACCTGCAGAAGATCGTCGGCATCGGCGAGTACGACCTCGACCTCGCGCTCGCCGACCAGATGATCGTCCTGCGCTACGCCGACCGCCCGGGCGTCGTCGGCACCGTCGGCCGCATCCTCGGCGAAGCCGGCCTGAACATCGCGGGCATGCAGGTCGCCCGCGCCGAGGAGGGCGGCGAGGCGCTCGGCGTCCTCACCGTCGACGCGGAGGTCCCGGCCAACGTCCTCGCGGACATCGCCGCCGAGATCGGCGCCGTCTCGGCGCGCACGGTCAGCCTCACCTGA
- a CDS encoding GDSL-type esterase/lipase family protein yields the protein MADWTTTPVGPHILRGALELERTAHGLLPHRLPGWARRQCPDPYLAMVESQPSGVRLAFRSRTTAVELDVLPTKVAYRGAPAQPDGVYELVVDGRVTARAAAVGGNVLTVDMATGSTVTEPGPVATVRFTGLAAAEKDIEIWLPQAEITELVALRTDAPVGEAAGHGRRVWLHHGSSISHGSRDSGPTGTWPAVAARAGGVELINLGFGGNALLDPFTARAMRDTPADLISVKIGINLVNTDLMRLRAFGPAVHGFLDTLREGHPSVPLLVVSPILCPVQEDTPGPLAPEFEGGTLRFRATGDPAERAAGRLTLNVIRDELARITAARAAQDPHLHYLDGRALYGEPDLAGLPLPDGIHPDATGHRRIGERFAEHAFGAGGPFAAK from the coding sequence GTGGCGGACTGGACCACCACCCCTGTCGGACCCCACATCCTGCGCGGTGCGCTCGAACTGGAGCGCACCGCGCACGGCTTGCTCCCCCACCGGCTGCCGGGCTGGGCGCGCAGGCAGTGCCCCGACCCCTACCTCGCGATGGTCGAGTCCCAGCCCTCCGGTGTCCGCCTCGCGTTCCGCAGTCGCACCACCGCCGTCGAACTGGACGTCCTGCCCACGAAGGTGGCCTATCGGGGCGCCCCGGCGCAGCCGGACGGCGTGTACGAACTGGTCGTCGACGGCCGCGTGACGGCCCGGGCCGCCGCCGTCGGCGGGAACGTGCTCACCGTCGACATGGCGACCGGATCCACGGTGACCGAGCCCGGGCCGGTCGCCACCGTCCGGTTCACCGGGCTGGCCGCCGCGGAGAAGGACATCGAGATCTGGCTGCCCCAGGCGGAGATCACCGAGCTGGTGGCCCTGCGCACCGACGCGCCCGTCGGGGAGGCGGCCGGCCACGGCCGCAGGGTGTGGCTGCACCACGGCAGTTCGATCAGCCACGGTTCGAGGGACTCCGGTCCGACCGGGACGTGGCCGGCCGTCGCCGCGCGCGCGGGCGGCGTGGAGCTGATCAACCTCGGATTCGGCGGCAACGCCCTGCTCGACCCGTTCACCGCCCGGGCCATGCGGGACACCCCCGCCGACCTGATCAGCGTCAAGATCGGCATCAACCTGGTCAACACCGACCTGATGCGGCTGCGCGCCTTCGGTCCGGCGGTCCACGGCTTCCTCGACACCCTCCGCGAGGGGCACCCGAGCGTGCCGCTGCTCGTCGTCTCGCCGATCCTGTGCCCGGTCCAGGAGGACACTCCCGGGCCCCTCGCGCCGGAGTTCGAGGGCGGGACGTTGAGGTTCCGGGCGACGGGCGACCCGGCGGAGCGGGCCGCCGGGCGGCTGACGCTCAACGTCATCCGTGACGAGCTGGCCCGGATCACCGCGGCCCGGGCGGCGCAGGACCCCCACCTGCACTACCTGGACGGCCGCGCCCTCTACGGCGAGCCGGACCTCGCCGGCCTCCCCCTCCCGGACGGCATCCACCCCGACGCCACCGGCCACCGCCGCATCGGCGAACGCTTCGCGGAACACGCCTTCGGAGCCGGCGGCCCGTTCGCGGCCAAGTGA
- the ilvC gene encoding ketol-acid reductoisomerase yields the protein MAELFYENDADLSIIAGRKVAVIGYGSQGHAHALSLRDSGVPVVVGLKEGSKSKAKAEEQGLKVLPVAEAAEWADVIMILTPDPLQAEIYEESVKDHLKDGDALFFGHGFNVRYGFIKPPANVDVALVAPKGPGHLVRRQYEEGRGVPCIAAVEQDYTGNAFALALSYAAGIGGTRAGVIKTTFTEETETDLFGEQAVLCGGASALVKAGFETLTEAGYQPEIAYFECLHELKLIVDLMYEGGLEKMRWSVSETAEWGDYITGPRIITDATKAEMKKVLAEIQSGEFANTWMAEYKAGLPKYNEYKKADEAHLLETTGKKLRKLMSWVDNDES from the coding sequence GTGGCCGAGCTGTTCTACGAGAACGACGCCGACCTGTCCATCATCGCGGGCCGCAAGGTCGCGGTCATCGGCTACGGCAGCCAGGGCCACGCCCACGCGCTGTCGCTGCGCGACTCCGGCGTCCCTGTCGTGGTCGGTCTGAAGGAAGGCTCTAAGTCCAAGGCCAAGGCCGAGGAGCAGGGCCTCAAGGTCCTCCCCGTGGCCGAGGCCGCCGAGTGGGCCGACGTCATCATGATCCTGACCCCGGACCCGCTCCAGGCCGAGATCTACGAGGAGTCCGTCAAGGACCACCTCAAGGACGGCGACGCGCTCTTCTTCGGTCACGGTTTCAACGTCCGCTACGGCTTCATCAAGCCCCCGGCCAACGTGGACGTCGCCCTCGTCGCGCCGAAGGGCCCGGGCCACCTGGTCCGCCGCCAGTACGAGGAAGGCCGCGGCGTGCCCTGCATCGCCGCCGTCGAGCAGGACTACACCGGCAACGCCTTCGCCCTCGCGCTCTCGTACGCGGCCGGTATCGGCGGCACCCGCGCCGGCGTCATCAAGACGACCTTCACCGAGGAGACCGAGACCGACCTGTTCGGCGAGCAGGCCGTCCTCTGCGGTGGCGCGTCCGCCCTGGTCAAGGCCGGTTTCGAGACCCTGACCGAGGCCGGCTACCAGCCGGAGATCGCGTACTTCGAGTGCCTGCACGAGCTCAAGCTCATCGTGGACCTCATGTACGAGGGCGGCCTGGAGAAGATGCGCTGGTCGGTCTCCGAGACCGCCGAGTGGGGCGACTACATCACCGGCCCCCGCATCATCACGGACGCCACCAAGGCCGAGATGAAGAAGGTCCTCGCGGAGATCCAGAGCGGCGAGTTCGCCAACACCTGGATGGCCGAGTACAAGGCCGGTCTGCCGAAGTACAACGAGTACAAGAAGGCCGACGAGGCGCACCTGCTGGAGACCACCGGCAAGAAGCTGCGCAAGCTGATGAGCTGGGTCGACAACGACGAGAGCTGA
- the pruA gene encoding L-glutamate gamma-semialdehyde dehydrogenase, whose protein sequence is MDAVTQVPAPVNEPVHSYAPGSPERARLEIQLKQLSENPVDLPMTINGVKRMGGGERFDVVQPHDHKSVLGTYANATEADAQEAVDAALAAAPAWRAMSFDDRAAIILRAADLLAGPWREKLAASTMLGQSKTAQQAEIDTPCELVDFWRFNVHFARQILAEQPAANSAGVWNRSDHRPLEGFVYAITPFNFTAIAGNLPTAPALMGNVVVWKPSPTQTHSAVLLMELLEAAGLPKGVINLVTGDGIAVSEVALNHPELAGIHFTGSTKTFQYLWKTVGNNIEKYRSYPRLVGETGGKDFVVAHPSADRDILKTALTRGSFEFQGQKCSASSRAYIPASIWNDGFKEAFAAEVDGIAMGDVRDLTNFIGAVIDERSFAKNKAAIDRAKADPTCTIVAGGTYDDSEGYFVRPTVIACTDPANEVFTTEYFGPILAVHVYEDEQFDAMLEQMESVSAYALTGAVIAQDRYAVADAMDKLRFAAGNFYINDKSTGAVVGQQPFGGGRASGTNDKAGAASNLLRWTSTRSIKETLVPPTDYAYPHMG, encoded by the coding sequence ATGGATGCTGTGACCCAGGTCCCCGCGCCGGTCAACGAGCCGGTCCACTCGTACGCCCCCGGCAGCCCGGAGCGCGCACGTCTCGAAATCCAGCTCAAGCAGCTGTCCGAGAACCCGGTCGACCTCCCCATGACGATCAACGGCGTCAAGCGGATGGGCGGCGGCGAGCGCTTCGACGTCGTGCAGCCGCACGACCACAAGTCGGTGCTCGGCACCTACGCCAACGCCACCGAGGCCGACGCCCAGGAGGCCGTCGACGCCGCCCTGGCCGCCGCCCCGGCCTGGCGCGCGATGTCCTTCGACGACCGCGCCGCGATCATCCTGCGCGCCGCCGACCTGCTGGCCGGTCCCTGGCGCGAGAAGCTGGCCGCGTCCACGATGCTCGGCCAGTCGAAGACCGCCCAGCAGGCCGAGATCGACACCCCCTGCGAGCTCGTCGACTTCTGGCGCTTCAACGTCCACTTCGCCCGCCAGATCCTGGCGGAGCAGCCGGCCGCGAACAGCGCCGGCGTGTGGAACCGCAGCGACCACCGCCCGCTCGAAGGCTTCGTCTACGCGATCACCCCGTTCAACTTCACGGCCATCGCCGGCAACCTGCCGACCGCCCCGGCCCTGATGGGCAACGTGGTCGTGTGGAAGCCGTCCCCGACGCAGACGCACTCCGCGGTCCTGCTGATGGAGCTCCTGGAGGCGGCCGGTCTGCCCAAGGGCGTCATCAACCTGGTGACCGGCGACGGCATCGCCGTCTCCGAGGTGGCCCTGAACCACCCCGAGCTGGCGGGCATCCACTTCACCGGCTCGACCAAGACCTTCCAGTACCTGTGGAAGACGGTCGGCAACAACATCGAGAAGTACCGCTCCTACCCGCGCCTGGTCGGCGAGACCGGCGGCAAGGACTTCGTCGTCGCGCACCCGTCCGCGGACCGCGACATCCTCAAGACGGCCCTGACCCGCGGCTCCTTCGAGTTCCAGGGCCAGAAGTGCTCGGCCTCCTCCCGCGCCTACATCCCGGCGTCGATCTGGAACGACGGCTTCAAGGAGGCCTTCGCGGCCGAGGTCGACGGCATCGCCATGGGTGACGTCCGCGACCTGACGAACTTCATCGGCGCCGTCATCGACGAGCGCTCGTTCGCCAAGAACAAGGCCGCCATCGACCGCGCCAAGGCCGACCCGACCTGCACCATCGTCGCGGGCGGCACGTACGACGACTCGGAGGGCTACTTCGTCCGCCCGACCGTCATCGCGTGCACGGACCCGGCGAACGAGGTCTTCACGACCGAGTACTTCGGCCCGATCCTGGCCGTCCACGTCTACGAGGACGAGCAGTTCGACGCGATGCTGGAGCAGATGGAGTCGGTGTCGGCGTACGCCCTGACCGGCGCCGTCATCGCGCAGGACCGCTACGCGGTGGCCGACGCGATGGACAAGCTCCGCTTCGCGGCGGGCAACTTCTACATCAACGACAAGTCGACCGGCGCCGTCGTCGGCCAGCAGCCCTTCGGCGGCGGCCGTGCCTCGGGTACGAACGACAAGGCCGGCGCGGCGTCGAACCTGCTGCGCTGGACCTCGACCCGCTCCATCAAGGAGACGCTGGTCCCGCCCACGGACTACGCGTACCCCCACATGGGCTGA
- a CDS encoding PucR family transcriptional regulator, whose product MKGDYQDLVDEISALVGAPATLENRDFRLIAFGAHDSDDDLAMDPVRTRSILTRQSTAAVRAWFEAFGIARATGPVRIPAAPDAGVLRGRTCLPVRYRGIVQGYVWLLDPEPGSGEGPGPAALASAMEVAERIGVLLAQEARAGADLSREFRTALTAGRGWEREMAEAALRSALGPDGDGLHTVVCLTPWAAEAPGSVAGAAAVCVAPSPGPPGLAVLVRLRSADALTPAETVAARLLPRDTAAATAGIAEPRRGTAGLADAWSQAWAAARAAAAQPRLGPVARWSAIGPYRMLATLATTPPDDPATRALLAPAHRELARTAEVFLDCAGQAGRAAAALGIHRQTLYYRLGRVEHLTGLDLDEGEDRLLLHMALKTARLR is encoded by the coding sequence GTGAAGGGCGATTACCAGGACCTGGTGGACGAGATCTCGGCGCTGGTCGGCGCCCCGGCGACGCTGGAGAACCGGGACTTCCGCCTCATCGCCTTCGGCGCGCACGACAGCGACGACGATCTCGCCATGGACCCGGTACGGACCCGTTCGATCCTCACCCGGCAGTCCACCGCGGCCGTCCGCGCCTGGTTCGAGGCGTTCGGCATCGCCCGCGCCACCGGACCGGTACGGATCCCGGCGGCGCCCGACGCGGGGGTGCTCCGGGGCCGGACCTGCCTCCCCGTGCGGTACCGGGGCATCGTGCAGGGCTACGTGTGGCTCCTGGATCCGGAGCCCGGATCCGGCGAGGGACCCGGCCCGGCGGCGCTGGCCTCCGCCATGGAGGTCGCCGAGCGGATCGGGGTGCTGCTCGCGCAGGAGGCCAGGGCGGGGGCGGACCTCTCGCGGGAGTTCCGTACCGCCCTCACCGCCGGGCGGGGCTGGGAGCGGGAGATGGCGGAGGCCGCGCTGCGCTCCGCCCTCGGCCCGGACGGGGACGGCCTGCACACCGTGGTGTGCCTGACCCCGTGGGCCGCGGAGGCGCCGGGCTCGGTGGCGGGCGCGGCGGCGGTGTGCGTGGCCCCGTCCCCGGGGCCGCCGGGGCTGGCCGTGCTGGTCAGGCTCCGCTCGGCGGACGCGCTGACCCCGGCAGAGACGGTGGCGGCCCGGCTGCTGCCCCGGGACACCGCCGCGGCCACCGCCGGGATCGCGGAGCCCCGTCGCGGGACGGCGGGGCTCGCCGACGCCTGGTCCCAGGCCTGGGCCGCGGCCCGGGCGGCGGCCGCGCAGCCCCGGCTCGGCCCGGTGGCCCGCTGGTCGGCGATCGGCCCGTACCGGATGCTGGCCACCCTGGCGACGACCCCGCCGGACGACCCGGCGACCCGCGCACTCCTCGCCCCCGCCCACCGCGAACTGGCCCGCACGGCGGAGGTCTTCCTCGACTGCGCGGGCCAAGCCGGCCGCGCGGCAGCCGCCCTCGGCATCCACCGCCAGACCCTGTACTACCGCCTGGGCAGAGTGGAGCACCTGACGGGCCTCGACCTGGACGAGGGCGAGGACCGCCTCCTGCTCCACATGGCCCTCAAAACGGCCCGCCTGCGCTGA
- a CDS encoding TetR/AcrR family transcriptional regulator, translated as MGHREDLLVGAKKCLMEKGFVRTTARDIVNASGTNLASIGYHYGSKDALLTQAYIELIQQWGDTWTADRVGEDGSLERFRSVWEGVVSGHEQSGPLWAASMEVALGGERLPQLRQLLAASQGEGRKGMIALMTGRPEDELTDRDVRTLGAFYQALLNGLMIQWIFDPESAATAEEFTEGMRMAAEGIFRAAGGQAKGDDGA; from the coding sequence ATGGGACATCGTGAAGATCTGCTCGTGGGCGCGAAGAAGTGCCTGATGGAGAAGGGTTTCGTGCGGACCACCGCGCGCGACATCGTCAACGCCTCGGGTACCAACCTGGCGTCCATCGGTTACCACTACGGCTCCAAGGACGCGCTGCTGACCCAGGCCTACATCGAACTCATCCAGCAGTGGGGCGACACCTGGACGGCCGACCGGGTCGGCGAGGACGGCTCGCTGGAACGGTTCCGCTCGGTGTGGGAGGGCGTCGTGTCCGGGCACGAGCAGAGCGGCCCGCTGTGGGCGGCGAGCATGGAGGTCGCACTCGGCGGCGAGCGGCTGCCGCAGCTGCGCCAACTCCTCGCCGCCTCGCAGGGCGAGGGGCGCAAGGGCATGATCGCGCTGATGACGGGCCGGCCGGAGGACGAGCTGACGGACCGGGACGTACGCACGCTCGGAGCGTTCTACCAGGCGCTCCTGAACGGCCTGATGATCCAGTGGATCTTCGATCCCGAGTCGGCGGCCACGGCCGAGGAGTTCACCGAGGGCATGCGCATGGCCGCCGAGGGCATCTTCCGGGCCGCGGGGGGACAGGCGAAGGGCGACGACGGCGCGTAG